In Colius striatus isolate bColStr4 chromosome 17, bColStr4.1.hap1, whole genome shotgun sequence, the following proteins share a genomic window:
- the LOC104551893 gene encoding solute carrier family 2, facilitated glucose transporter member 11, translating into MATFLSDLVQLRGLFQMILVLGIGGSFPYGFHISVINYPSVHIRKFINETWMERHESPLHPDTIMLLWSFIVSVYGIGGFLGSLCCGYLTTKYRKKKCQICTNLIMLVAALLMAFSKTAKSFEMILVGRFLYGIGTGFSLNIHPQYVGEISPKKLRGFANSTVSIFLTLGKLTGQIIGLREILGSEALWPWLLASSGLSALIQLVTLPFFPDSPSYLLIQKGNEEACRKAIRKLWGEGDHQEEIDDIIKEKVAMTSTKTLRVLELVKERSLRWQLYILMTVMTTLQLCGINAIYFYSFEVFHTAKFEEYLIPYVSLGVGLCECLSSILCSTLIDRFGRKVLLWGGYTLMCSVLALLTMTLSLQHQFFWMHYFSVILIFLFVIFYGIGPSGATVSIMVEIFSQSFRPSAFLIVGCINWMGLFVLGMIFPLIVDNLGPFCFLIFLGILALSAIFIYLYLPETKGKSIMEIKAEFNKLNSAKKDTSVTENNFPKEQLFCTKL; encoded by the exons ATGGCTACCTTCCTCTCTGACCTG GTTCAGTTACGAGGACTATTTCAAATGATCTTAGTTCTGGGAATTGGTGGAAGTTTCCCCTATGGATTCCACATTTCTGTCATTAATTATCCTTCTGTG cacATCAGGAAGTTTATTAACGAAACCTGGATGGAGAGACATGAGTCTCCCCTCCATCCTGACACAATCATGCTGTTGTGGTCCTTCATTGTGTCTGTTTATGGGATAGGAGGATTCCTGGGCAGTCTTTGCTGTGGCTACCTGACTACAAAATACAGGAA aaaaaagtGCCAAATATGCACCAACTTGATCATGCTGGTAGCTGCACTGTTAATGGCCTTCAGTAAAACAGCCAAATCTTTTGAGATGATTCTGGTTGGACGCTTTCTCTATGGCATTGGAACAG GTTTTTCTCTCAATATACATCCTCAGTATGTAGGAGAGATTTCACCCAAGAAGCTGCGGGGATTTGCCAACTCCACAGTTTCTATTTTTCTGACACTGGGAAAACTCACAGGACAGATTATTGGACTACG GGAGATTCTAGGAAGTGAAGCTTTATGGCCATGGTTGTTAGCATCTAGTGGACTTTCAGCATTGATTCAACTGGTTACCCtcccttttttccctgattCACCATCCTACCTTCTGATACAAAAGGGTAATGAGGAAGCCTGCAGAAAAG CCATCAGGAAGCTCTGGGGAGAAGGAGACCATCAAGAAGAAATTGATGACATTATAAAAGAGAAGGTTGCAATGACAAGCACAAAAACCTTGCGTGTCCTTGAATTAGTAAAAGAGCGATCTTTACGCTGGCAGCTTTACATTTTGATGACTGTCATGACCACCTTGCAGCTCTGTGGAATCAATGCA ATATACTTCTATTCTTTTGAAGTATTCCACACAGCCAAGTTTGAAGAATATCTTATCCCATATGTGTCCTTGGGAGTTGGGTTGTGTGAATGCCTATCTTCTATACTGTGT agcaCCCTTATAGACCGGTTTGGGAGaaaggtgctgctgtggggaggaTACACACTGATGTGCTCTGTGCTAGCACTCCTTACCATGACCCTGTCACTGCAG CACCAGTTTTTCTGGATGCATTACTTCAGTGTTATCTTGATCTTCCTATTTGTTATCTTCTATGGAATTGGACCAT CTGGAGCCACAGTATCTATCATGGTTGAAATCTTCAGCCAGTCATTCAGACCATCAGCCTTCCTGATTGTTGGCTGCATCAATTGGATGGGACTGTTTGTACTTGGGATGATTTTTCCGCTGATTGTT GATAACCTTGGTCCCTTCTGCTTCCTTATCTTTTTGGGAATCCTTGCCTTATCAGCAATTTTCATCTACCTGTATCTCCCCGAGACCAAAGGAAAGTCAATcatggaaataaaagcagagttCAACAAGCTGAACTCTGCGAAAAAAGATACCTCAGTCACGGAAAATAACTTTCCTAAGGAACAGTTGTTCTGCACCAAACTCTGA
- the MIF gene encoding macrophage migration inhibitory factor: MPMFTIQTNVCKDAVPESLLGDLTQQLAKATGKPAQYIAVHIIPDQMMSFGGSTDPCALCSLYSIGKIGGQQNKTYTKLLCDLISKHLHVSADRVYINYFDMNAANVGWNGSTFA; encoded by the exons ATGCCCATGTTCACCATCCAGACCAACGTCTGCAAGGATGCCGTGCCCGAGAGCCTGCTGGGCGACCTCACCCAGCAGCTGGCTAAGGCCACCGGCAAGCCCGCGCAG TACATTGCTGTGCACATCATACCTGATCAGATGATGTCTTTCGGGGGCTCCACAGATCCCTGTGCGCTCTGCAGCCTCTACAGCATTGGCAAAATAGGAGGGCAGCAGAACAAGACGTACACTAAgctcctgtgtgatctgatctctAAGCACTTGCATGTTTCTGCAGACAG GGTGTACATCAACTATTTTGACATGAATGCTGCCAATGTGGGCTGGAATGGCTCCACCTTTGCATAG